Part of the Garra rufa chromosome 8, GarRuf1.0, whole genome shotgun sequence genome, GCTATCAACTGCTGCTTTAACGGACAACAGTGTTACTATGGGAAAGCAGGTAAGAGTTTCGAATCTGATGAAATTTGGTTAATGTTTGTTACCTACATTAATCTACTCTTGTATGTCATTCCAGTGACTGTCCAGTGTATTAGAGATGGTCAGTTTGTGGTAGTGGTGGCTAGAGATGTTACGCTGCCTCGACTGAGTCTGGATTCGGTCCGTCTAGTGGGTGGAAGTGAACCACCTTGCGCTCCTGTGGACTCTACACCTTTCTTTGCTATATACCAGTTCCCTGTCACCGCATGTGGCACGAGCATGATGGTGAGGAGATGCTTCTGGCTTTATTCTGCATGGCTTATGATGGGCTGGATGCCAACAGTGTTCACATTTGCAGGAGGACAGTGGATATGTGGTGTATGAAAACAGAATGACCTCCTCGTATGAAGTAGGCGTTGGTCCGTTTGGTTCCATCACGAGAGACAGCCATTTTGAGTAGGTGACTCATACCCTTTATCTTAAGTACCATCTCTGACAAACTCTACAAGTTGACCGTTTGTTGTCCAGGCTTCTCTTCCAGTGTAGGTACTCTGGTACTGCTGTGGAAGCTCTGGTTGTGGAGGTCAACAGTGTTCCTGCACCTCCACCAGTAGCTGCTCCTGGACCTCTCAGAGTGGAGCTTAGACTGGCGAATGGCCAATGTGTCACCAAAGGTTGCGCAGAAGGTAAGACTTGTCTTCAGTCTTAAAGTCCAGGTTGCAGTGGACTGTGGTTAAACCCCAGTGTTCCTCAGGGGATGAGGCCTACACGTCCTACTACGGTGCTGCTGATTATCCCGTCACGAAAGTCCTGCGAGAGCCTGTGTATGTTGAGGTGCGCATTCTGGAGAGGACTGACCCCAACCTTGTCCTGATGCTGGGACGTTGTTGGGCGACATCAACCCCCAGTCCACTCAGTCTACCCCAGTGGGATCTTCTGATTGATGGGTGAGTCTACCGACAGTCTTGATCCAGCTAGTCTGCTGTGAGGAACTCTCTAACTGCCTCTTTCCTCTTCAGATGCCCTTACTATGATGACCGTTACCTGACCGCACTGGTTCCAGTGACTAGAGCGTCTGGTCTTCAGTTCCCAACCCACTACAAGCGCTTCGTTGTCAAGATGTTCACGTTTGTTGATCCAGCATCACTGGCTCCTCTGCAGGAAACCGTATGCTCTCAGCTCTTCCTGAACCCCTAATATTACTCTTTAATGGATTCTATGGCTTAACCCTTTTCTCTTTCAGATCTTCATCCATTGCAGTACAGCGGTGTGCCATCCCTCTTCTGGCTCCTGCGAGCAAAGCTGTGGCAGGAAGAGTAAGTGTACGCAGTAACTATTTCCACTTGATTTGTGACTTCGTGGCCTTTCTCACTACTTTTTCTCCTTTTTAGGAAGAGATGTTACTGTGAGGACCTCCACTATTGGACAAACTGTTTCCAGTGGAGAAGTGAGATTGGTTGTATGATTGAGTTGTCTTTTAATAAACCATGTAGAACCTTACACTGTCTCAGAGTTTCATGCCAAGCTACCTAAAGTTGCTCGTTTATTTGCCATGTTAAGATCAAT contains:
- the LOC141340469 gene encoding zona pellucida sperm-binding protein 4-like, whose amino-acid sequence is MLSCLVMAGKWHLCYFQTLCVLACSFCSALPQMGFPAQNPQALMFQPSDHRFKQSAQQQSAQQVPQKFQLQQPVKAEPVDKCAVADYEQIQCGQPGISGAECEAINCCFNGQQCYYGKAVTVQCIRDGQFVVVVARDVTLPRLSLDSVRLVGGSEPPCAPVDSTPFFAIYQFPVTACGTSMMEDSGYVVYENRMTSSYEVGVGPFGSITRDSHFELLFQCRYSGTAVEALVVEVNSVPAPPPVAAPGPLRVELRLANGQCVTKGCAEGDEAYTSYYGAADYPVTKVLREPVYVEVRILERTDPNLVLMLGRCWATSTPSPLSLPQWDLLIDG